The Dickeya poaceiphila DNA window TTGATGTGTTCCACCGCGTTGGGTTGTCCGCTGATGACGATGACCTGTGGTTGACGTCGAATAACCTGCTCGCGGCTGACCTGCGGCCAGGGCGCCGGGCTGTCGGCAAAGATATTACTGCCGCCGCACAGGCTGATTACCTGGCTTTGTAGCGTAGCCTGCGATGAGGTAAACAGCGGTTGGCTGCCGAACTGCAGGAATACCCGTACCGGCGCACTATGGCTGTACTGCTGCGTCAGCACCTGTTGTTGCTGGCGGAATTGCTGTGCCGCTGCTCGCGCCTGTTCCGGATGCGGGCTGTACTGCGCCAGCGTTTCCAACTGGCGCGGAATATCGTCGAGCGTAGCGGGGTCGAGGTACAGAATGTGGATGCCGAATGACGCCAACTGCTCCAGTGGTCGCTGTGCGTTGCCTTCGCGCCATGCCAGCACCAGATCCGGCTTCAAGGCCAGAATACGTTCCAGATTGATGCCCTGCCAGTTGGCGACCTGTTCGATGTGTTCCGCCTCTGGCGGATAATTGGACCAGGCGCTGACGCCGACCAACTGTTGACCCAGCCCGGCGGCAAAGGCCATTTCGGTAGCGTGCGGTGCCAGACTGACGACGCGCTGTGCGATCGGCTCTGCCCGACAGGGTGTGAGCCATAACAGTGCCAGTAGCCATAGAATACGAAAATAAAAGGATTGCAAGGGGGCGCCTCGATGGCAAAAAACCGGGGCTGATCACCCCGGTCAGGTCCGATTTAGCGATGTTTCGCCAGTGATTGCAGCATCGTTTCCACCATACGGGTGGACTGTTTGGCGGCAGTAACCAGAAACTCGTCGAAACTGAGGTGAGACTCTTGATCCGCCACGTCGGAAATAGCACGCACCACCACAAACGGCACACCAAACTGATGGCAAACGTGACCGATGGCGGTCGCTTCCATTTCTACGGCGATAGCCTGTGGGAA harbors:
- the btuF gene encoding vitamin B12 ABC transporter substrate-binding protein BtuF; translation: MQSFYFRILWLLALLWLTPCRAEPIAQRVVSLAPHATEMAFAAGLGQQLVGVSAWSNYPPEAEHIEQVANWQGINLERILALKPDLVLAWREGNAQRPLEQLASFGIHILYLDPATLDDIPRQLETLAQYSPHPEQARAAAQQFRQQQQVLTQQYSHSAPVRVFLQFGSQPLFTSSQATLQSQVISLCGGSNIFADSPAPWPQVSREQVIRRQPQVIVISGQPNAVEHIKTFWQPQLTPEVIAVNEDWFSRTGPRLMLAAEQLCQQLDAWRREHAIGNG